One Xenopus tropicalis strain Nigerian chromosome 8, UCB_Xtro_10.0, whole genome shotgun sequence genomic window carries:
- the LOC100492223 gene encoding nicotinamide N-methyltransferase → MASTECKHYHDEEYDPCLLFETYIGADKDPSKDQMIEYPIKVLHDIFSSGSVKGETLIELSVSSSFIHILVAADYFDNIISLQPSESDYQEAQKWLNKEPGAIDHSHLTEFFCGLKDECSDCKEHEDKTRRAIKQIVRWDITKDNPLGDVVLPQADCVYSCSYLEPVSKDHEMYLKLLKQICSLVKIGGHLILISVFNISYFMLGQHKFSTLTCDEEFVRKALTSNGLIIERSGKEKNRYNSDLFDYEFLAYFVCRKDREV, encoded by the exons ATGGCTTCTACAGAGTGTAAGCACTACCACGATGAAGAGTACGATCCTTGCCTTTTATTTGAAACCTACATTGGGGCTGATAAGGATCCTTCCAAGGATCAGATGATAGAATATCCCATTAAAGTTCTCCATGATATATTCTCTTCAG GATCAGTGAAAGGAGAAACTTTAATCGAACTTAGTGTTAGTTCATCATTTATACATATTCTGGTGGCTGCTGATTACTTTGACAACATCATTTCGCTCCAACCCTCCGAATCTGATTATCAAGAGGCACAGAAATGGTTAAACAAGGAACCAGGAGCCATAGACCACTCCCACCTTACAGAGTTTTTTTGTGGTCTTAAAGATGAATg CTCAGACTGTAAAGAACATGAAGACAAGACCAGAAGAGCCATCAAACAGATCGTAAGATGGGACATTACCAAAGATAACCCACTTGGTGATGTTGTGTTGCCCCAAGCAGACTGTGTGTACAGTTGCTCCTACTTGGAACCTGTTAGTAAAGATCATGAGATGTATCTGAAGCTCCTAAAACAAATCTGCTCCCTTGTGAAGATAGGAGGTCACCTGATCCTCATTTCAGTATTCAATATCTCTTACTTTATGTTAGGCCAACACAAGTTTTCCACCCTGACGTGTGATGAAGAGTTTGTGCGAAAGGCTCTGACAAGCAACGGGTTAATTATAGAGAGATCTGGGAAAGAAAAGAACAGATACAATTCTGATTTGTTTGATTATGAATTTTTGGCATATTTTGTATGCCGGAAAGATAGAGAGGTCTAA
- the LOC100492062 gene encoding nicotinamide N-methyltransferase isoform X1, with translation MSGTEQKHYHDDLDACLLFDTYFGADKTIAKKELLEDPMRFLYKLFSSGSVKGETLINLSVGSDMSKIFVAADFFKNIILLESSDCCMKAIESWIRNEPGAAEQSHAAEFVCSLIGQSAGYKEQEEKARRAIKQVVKWDITKENPLGAVVLPQADCIVIVYYLELVCKDNDMYINLLKKLLSHLKIGGHLVMMAATNASYYMVGQHKFGALNHNEEFIQKAVTEAGCTIVSTETHRSKFKSPLTEYESIAYFVCRKDRVV, from the exons ATGAGCGGCACAGAGCAGAAGCACTACCATGATGATCTGGATGCTTGTCTTCTCTTTGACACGTACTTCGGGGCTGATAAGACCATTGCTAAGAAGGAGCTGCTGGAAGATCCCATGAGATTTCTCTATAAATTATTCTCATCGG GTTCTGTGAAGGGAGAAACACTGATAAATCTTTCCGTTGGCTCCGACATGTCTAAAATCTTTGTCGCCGCCGATTTCTTCAAAAATATCATATTGCTGGAATCTTCAGACTGCTGTATGAAAGCCATAGAGAGCTGGATCCGAAATGAGCCCGGAGCTGCGGAACAATCCCACGCCGCAGAGTTTGTTTGCTCACTTATAGGGCAAAG tgctgggtataaggagcaAGAAGAAAAGGCCAGAAGGGCAATCAAACAAGTGGTAAAATGGGACATCACCAAGGAGAACCCACTGGGTGCAGTTGTGTTGCCCCAAGCAGATTGTATAGTCATTGTTTATTACTTGGAGCTAGTTTGCAAAGATAACGATATGTATATAAACCTTCTAAAGAAATTGTTATCCCATCTGAAGATTGGAGGTCACCTGGTCATGATGGCAGCGACCAACGCCTCTTATTACATGGTCGGCCAACACAAGTTTGGTGCACTAAACCACAATGAAGAGTTTATACAAAAGGCTGTGACAGAAGCCGGTTGCACCATTGTGAGCACTGAAACTCACAGAAGCAAATTTAAATCCCCTTTGACCGAATATGAATCAATTGCCTACTTTGTGTGCCGTAAAGACCGAGTGGTTTAA